From the Shewanella amazonensis SB2B genome, one window contains:
- a CDS encoding carbon-nitrogen hydrolase family protein, with amino-acid sequence MQVSLLQCQSSRDVEANLAFIESQLERLPRVPGEPQLVVLPECCLLFGGHESEQLAWSGEDEPLKHALAALAARFGVFLVAGTIPARSGDGRVYSRCYVFDDAGNVLGHYEKIHLFDVDVADGTKTYRESDTFCPGENLVVVDTPFGKLGLAICYDVRFPDMFRALRLAGAEIIALPAAFTRVTGEAHWEILLKARAIESQCFVLGAAQWGAHNTGSRETWGQSMLIDPWGRTLAELVQGTGWVQARLDRDELTRVRAAMPVVSHNRFAAPELLPTKAGQ; translated from the coding sequence ATGCAGGTCAGTTTGCTGCAATGCCAGAGCAGCCGGGATGTAGAGGCCAATCTGGCCTTTATCGAATCGCAGCTTGAGCGGTTGCCAAGAGTGCCCGGTGAGCCCCAACTGGTGGTGCTGCCCGAGTGTTGCTTGCTGTTTGGTGGTCATGAGAGTGAACAGCTCGCCTGGTCCGGCGAAGATGAGCCACTGAAACACGCACTGGCAGCACTGGCGGCCCGCTTCGGGGTATTTCTGGTGGCGGGCACTATTCCCGCCCGCAGTGGCGATGGCCGGGTTTATAGCCGATGCTATGTATTTGATGATGCCGGCAATGTGCTGGGGCACTATGAAAAAATCCACCTGTTCGATGTGGATGTGGCCGATGGCACCAAAACCTACCGGGAGAGCGACACCTTCTGTCCCGGTGAAAACCTGGTGGTGGTGGACACCCCCTTCGGTAAACTGGGTCTCGCCATTTGTTACGATGTGCGCTTCCCCGACATGTTCCGCGCATTGAGGCTGGCGGGCGCCGAGATAATCGCACTGCCTGCTGCCTTTACCAGGGTGACAGGGGAAGCGCACTGGGAAATACTGCTCAAGGCCCGTGCCATAGAGAGCCAATGCTTTGTACTGGGGGCCGCCCAGTGGGGCGCCCATAATACCGGCAGCCGTGAAACCTGGGGCCAGAGTATGCTGATTGACCCATGGGGTCGCACCCTGGCCGAGCTTGTCCAAGGCACAGGTTGGGTGCAGGCGAGGCTAGACAGGGACGAGTTGACCAGGGTACGTGCCGCCATGCCGGTGGTCAGCCATAACCGTTTTGCCGCCCCCGAGCTGCTGCCCACGAAAGCCGGTCAATAA
- the tldD gene encoding metalloprotease TldD, translated as MPFLTQVEQSLLANNLSLDNLAEYLKLIHNHNVDFSDLYFQGSRHETWVLEDGIIKEGSFHIERGVGVRAISGEKTGFAYADEITPAALEAAALAARGIAQVGSDYQVKAWKRQGAKTLYDSADPIAAMEEATKIAMLRQADAYIRSLDSRIIQVVVSLSAVHEEILVAASDGTLAADIRPLVRFNCSVIMEENGKRERGGAGGGGRHDFAPLFANDDTGMPVCFAFAREAVRQAQVNLNAVDAPAGEMPVVLGPGWPGVLLHEAVGHGLEGDFNRKGSSAFSGKVGQQVASKLVTVVDDGTLPGRRGSLTIDDEGVPAHRTVLIENGILKGYMQDKLNARLMGVAPTGNGRRESYAHLPMPRMTNTYMTAGNDNPADIIKSVEKGIYAPNFGGGQVDITSGKFVFSASEAYLIEKGEITRAIKGATLIGNGPEAMSQISMVGNDLELDKGVGVCGKDGQSVPVGVGQPTLRLDRLTVGGTA; from the coding sequence ATGCCGTTTTTAACCCAAGTTGAACAGAGCCTGCTCGCCAACAACCTGAGCCTGGATAACCTGGCCGAGTACCTCAAACTCATCCACAACCATAATGTGGACTTTTCTGATCTCTATTTTCAGGGCAGCAGGCATGAAACCTGGGTATTGGAAGACGGCATCATCAAAGAAGGCTCCTTCCACATCGAACGCGGTGTGGGAGTGCGTGCCATCAGTGGTGAGAAAACCGGATTCGCCTACGCCGATGAAATCACCCCGGCTGCCCTCGAAGCGGCAGCGCTGGCAGCACGCGGTATAGCGCAGGTCGGCAGCGATTATCAGGTCAAAGCCTGGAAACGTCAGGGCGCCAAGACCCTGTATGACAGCGCCGATCCTATTGCCGCCATGGAAGAAGCCACCAAAATCGCCATGTTGCGTCAGGCCGACGCCTATATCCGCAGCCTCGATTCCCGCATCATCCAGGTGGTGGTAAGCCTCTCTGCTGTGCACGAAGAAATCCTGGTAGCCGCAAGTGATGGCACCCTGGCGGCCGACATTCGTCCGTTGGTGCGGTTCAACTGTTCAGTGATTATGGAAGAAAACGGCAAGCGGGAGCGCGGCGGTGCCGGTGGCGGTGGCCGCCACGATTTTGCCCCCCTCTTTGCCAATGATGACACCGGCATGCCGGTGTGCTTTGCCTTTGCCCGTGAAGCCGTGCGTCAGGCGCAGGTGAACCTTAACGCTGTGGACGCGCCTGCCGGTGAAATGCCTGTGGTACTTGGACCCGGCTGGCCGGGCGTGCTGCTGCACGAAGCCGTTGGCCATGGTCTGGAAGGCGACTTTAACCGCAAAGGATCCAGCGCCTTCAGTGGCAAGGTGGGTCAGCAGGTAGCTTCCAAGCTGGTGACAGTGGTGGACGACGGCACCCTGCCGGGCCGCCGCGGCTCCCTCACCATCGATGATGAAGGCGTACCGGCCCACCGAACCGTATTGATTGAAAACGGTATCCTGAAAGGCTATATGCAAGACAAGCTCAACGCCCGTTTGATGGGAGTGGCGCCCACAGGTAACGGTCGCCGTGAGTCCTACGCCCATCTGCCTATGCCACGTATGACCAACACCTATATGACAGCCGGTAACGACAACCCAGCCGATATTATCAAGTCGGTGGAAAAGGGCATTTACGCACCTAATTTCGGCGGTGGTCAGGTGGACATCACGTCGGGCAAATTCGTGTTCTCGGCCTCTGAAGCCTACCTGATTGAAAAGGGCGAGATCACCCGCGCCATCAAGGGGGCGACCCTGATTGGCAACGGCCCTGAGGCCATGAGTCAAATCTCTATGGTGGGTAACGATCTCGAACTCGACAAGGGGGTGGGAGTGTGTGGTAAAGATGGCCAGAGCGTGCCTGTGGGTGTGGGCCAGCCAACCCTGAGACTCGATCGCTTAACTGTGGGCGGCACCGCCTGA
- a CDS encoding NADP-dependent oxidoreductase, with the protein MTDSINRRIVLASRPVGAPTSDNFRLETLAKPEPKQGEVLLRTIYLSLDPYMRGRMSDAKSYAEPVALGEVMIGGTVCQVEVSNHPDFAVGEWVLAYNVGWQSYAVSGAEGLLKLGANPSHPSYALGVMGMPGFTAYMGLLDIGAPKAGETIVVAAATGPVGATVGQIGKLKGARVVGIAGGADKCRHAVEVLGFDACIDHKSANFAAELAAACPDGIDVYFENVGGAVFDAVIPLLNTNARIPVCGLISQYNATELPAGPDRLSLLMGLILTKRIKVQGFIIFDDYGHRYGEFEQDMSQWLAEGKIQYREQIEQGLENAPEQLIGLLEGKNFGKLVIQVNQPLSMFA; encoded by the coding sequence ATGACTGATTCCATCAACCGCCGTATCGTGTTGGCTTCACGCCCTGTTGGCGCCCCCACCAGCGATAACTTCCGCCTGGAAACCCTGGCCAAACCCGAACCCAAGCAGGGTGAAGTGCTGCTTCGCACCATCTACCTGTCGCTTGACCCATACATGCGTGGCCGTATGAGCGATGCCAAGTCGTACGCCGAGCCCGTAGCCCTGGGTGAAGTGATGATTGGCGGCACCGTCTGCCAGGTGGAAGTGTCCAACCATCCTGACTTTGCCGTGGGTGAGTGGGTACTCGCCTACAACGTGGGCTGGCAAAGCTATGCCGTGTCCGGCGCCGAAGGTCTGCTTAAGTTGGGCGCCAACCCAAGCCATCCCTCCTATGCGCTTGGCGTGATGGGTATGCCCGGCTTTACCGCTTACATGGGCCTGCTGGACATTGGCGCGCCCAAAGCCGGTGAAACCATAGTGGTGGCCGCTGCCACAGGGCCTGTGGGCGCTACCGTGGGCCAGATTGGCAAGCTCAAGGGCGCGCGGGTGGTAGGCATTGCCGGCGGCGCCGACAAGTGTCGCCATGCCGTTGAAGTGCTTGGCTTTGATGCCTGTATCGACCACAAGTCAGCCAACTTTGCTGCCGAGCTGGCCGCCGCCTGCCCCGATGGCATCGACGTGTACTTTGAGAATGTGGGCGGGGCCGTGTTCGATGCAGTTATACCACTCTTGAATACCAATGCCCGCATTCCAGTGTGCGGCCTGATTTCCCAGTACAACGCCACCGAGCTGCCTGCCGGACCAGACAGACTTTCGCTGCTGATGGGGCTGATTTTGACCAAGCGCATCAAGGTGCAGGGCTTTATCATTTTTGATGATTACGGCCACCGTTACGGTGAGTTTGAACAGGACATGAGCCAGTGGCTGGCCGAGGGTAAAATCCAGTACCGCGAGCAAATTGAGCAGGGTCTGGAAAACGCCCCCGAGCAGCTGATTGGTCTCCTCGAGGGCAAGAACTTCGGCAAACTGGTTATCCAGGTGAATCAGCCTCTCTCAATGTTTGCCTGA
- a CDS encoding TetR/AcrR family transcriptional regulator, protein MNTKTQDTRQHILDIGYQLVVNKGFAGVGLSELLKTAEVPKGSFYHYFKSKEQFGEALIQAYFSEYLRQLNQLLETAPGNQYQKLMHYWQHWSEQNSCQGQAGKCLVVKLAGEVSDLSEPMRLALLTGTNRIIERVAECLEKARTAGEISISNSRQTAEQLYNLWIGASLLNKIRLDDASLQQALLTTRQVLQPTA, encoded by the coding sequence ATGAATACCAAAACCCAAGACACCCGGCAACACATACTCGACATAGGCTACCAACTGGTGGTCAACAAAGGCTTTGCCGGTGTGGGCCTGTCGGAACTGCTGAAAACCGCCGAGGTGCCCAAGGGCTCCTTCTATCACTACTTCAAGTCCAAGGAGCAGTTTGGCGAAGCCCTTATCCAGGCATATTTCAGCGAGTACCTGCGTCAACTGAACCAGTTGCTGGAGACGGCTCCGGGTAACCAGTATCAAAAACTGATGCACTACTGGCAGCATTGGAGCGAGCAAAACAGCTGTCAGGGTCAGGCTGGAAAGTGCCTGGTAGTCAAGCTTGCCGGTGAGGTATCAGACTTATCCGAGCCCATGCGCCTGGCCCTCCTCACTGGCACCAATCGCATCATAGAGCGGGTGGCCGAGTGTCTTGAAAAGGCCCGGACTGCTGGCGAGATAAGCATCAGTAATAGCCGCCAGACAGCAGAGCAGCTGTACAACCTGTGGATTGGCGCCAGTTTGCTGAACAAGATACGTTTGGACGATGCCAGCCTGCAGCAGGCACTGCTGACCACCAGACAGGTATTACAGCCAACGGCCTGA
- a CDS encoding TolC family protein, which produces MLSSATGIRVKTLEVSMKPITTLVCLPKMVCSSRQRTKLALVAQKGRVAKSALFATVLASCAGMSVIATAAHAQSFDAAWQQLQQVSDKLAASSAKVDRARAERDAGEDMNLPELSLNGSYTRLEKPLEMDLRDLNPMASLDPASLPPALGAALGSIPGELFITPFTEQDIFRASLSAMWPIYTGGRISAAQGIHEALLAEEEQQRELTRRELFTTLVDRYYGVMVAAELVRTQDKLVASLEKHVDHARKLEAHGQIAKVERLNAEVALDNARVQASSSRRQYEMTNIALKSLLKKAETPSSGLFIALSEPSLPQLAELTQKSHPALKLLDAKETQANGLIEVERGAYKPTVFLYGNYTLYEDDSLFAKMEPDWMLGVGFKMPLLSRDGRSGKVEAAHSALLQARHTKAQTREDLSLLLEQSFRQLRQAEEEYRALDSSRALAMENLRLRELAFNQGMSTSIERVDAELKLTAVDTQQLGAKFRYVQAYARLMAISGQLDEFIGQAQRASATMGEKQ; this is translated from the coding sequence ATGCTATCATCCGCCACTGGAATTAGAGTTAAAACTCTAGAGGTGTCAATGAAACCTATCACCACACTGGTTTGTCTGCCAAAAATGGTGTGTTCGTCCCGTCAGCGGACAAAACTTGCGCTTGTTGCGCAAAAGGGCCGTGTTGCTAAATCGGCTCTGTTTGCGACCGTGCTTGCGTCTTGCGCTGGTATGTCTGTGATAGCCACAGCTGCCCATGCCCAGAGTTTTGATGCGGCCTGGCAGCAGCTGCAACAGGTTAGCGATAAGCTGGCGGCCTCCAGTGCCAAGGTCGACCGTGCCCGGGCCGAGCGTGACGCCGGTGAAGACATGAATCTGCCGGAGTTGTCGCTCAATGGCAGCTATACCCGGCTGGAAAAACCGCTGGAGATGGATCTTCGGGATCTCAATCCTATGGCGTCTCTCGACCCCGCAAGCCTTCCGCCCGCTTTGGGTGCGGCCCTTGGCAGTATCCCCGGCGAACTCTTTATTACTCCTTTCACTGAGCAGGACATTTTCCGTGCAAGCCTGTCGGCGATGTGGCCCATCTATACAGGCGGTCGCATCAGCGCGGCCCAGGGTATACACGAGGCCCTGCTTGCCGAAGAAGAGCAGCAGCGTGAGCTGACCCGCCGCGAGCTATTTACCACTCTGGTGGACAGATACTACGGTGTGATGGTGGCGGCGGAGCTGGTCCGCACCCAGGATAAGTTGGTGGCGTCCCTCGAGAAACACGTCGATCATGCCCGCAAGCTTGAGGCCCATGGACAAATCGCCAAAGTCGAGCGCCTCAATGCCGAAGTGGCGCTGGATAACGCCAGAGTGCAGGCCTCCAGTAGTCGTCGTCAGTACGAAATGACCAATATCGCCCTGAAAAGCCTGCTGAAAAAGGCCGAAACACCTTCATCAGGGCTTTTTATTGCGCTCAGCGAGCCCTCACTGCCACAACTGGCGGAACTGACACAAAAGTCACATCCGGCACTCAAGTTACTGGATGCGAAGGAAACCCAGGCCAACGGGCTGATTGAAGTTGAGCGCGGCGCCTATAAACCGACGGTATTCCTTTACGGCAATTACACCCTGTATGAGGATGACAGCCTGTTCGCGAAAATGGAGCCGGACTGGATGCTGGGGGTCGGTTTTAAGATGCCGCTGCTCTCCCGCGATGGCCGCAGTGGCAAGGTCGAAGCGGCCCACAGCGCACTGTTGCAGGCCCGTCACACCAAGGCACAAACCCGGGAAGACTTGAGTCTGCTGCTGGAGCAGAGCTTTCGACAGCTTAGGCAGGCCGAAGAAGAATATCGTGCCCTCGACAGCTCGCGGGCGCTGGCGATGGAAAATCTGCGGCTTCGTGAACTTGCCTTTAACCAGGGCATGTCCACCTCCATCGAGCGGGTGGACGCCGAGCTGAAACTCACCGCCGTGGATACCCAGCAGCTGGGTGCCAAGTTTCGTTATGTGCAGGCCTATGCGCGCCTGATGGCCATCTCGGGCCAGTTGGATGAATTTATCGGTCAGGCCCAGCGAGCGTCTGCCACCATGGGAGAAAAACAATGA